The following proteins are co-located in the Ruminococcaceae bacterium KH2T8 genome:
- a CDS encoding two-component system, OmpR family, alkaline phosphatase synthesis response regulator PhoP/two-component system, OmpR family, response regulator VicR/two-component system, OmpR family, response regulator MtrA, protein MAKILIVDDEPEIVASVSDVLSSFGFDTVCATDGKSGLTIAEEQNPDLIILDWMMPEYSGLDFTNDFRNSGYTTPILFLTARGDLPVYEIEVLRRGADDYMSKPFDPTLLVERVKNLLKRTKSTASDKESTDDSSKHVYCDGELVIDTDAMQVYVNGISCDLTSNEFKLVQYLENNAGRVCSRDELLSKVWNYAFSGDVRTVDVTVRRTRKKIEPNQPKYKYILTRRGSGYYFPKDLT, encoded by the coding sequence ATGGCTAAGATATTGATCGTTGATGATGAGCCCGAAATAGTGGCTTCAGTATCTGATGTACTTAGCAGTTTCGGTTTTGATACAGTATGTGCTACTGATGGTAAGTCAGGTCTTACGATCGCCGAGGAGCAGAATCCCGATCTCATCATCCTTGATTGGATGATGCCCGAATACAGCGGACTCGACTTCACTAATGATTTCAGAAATTCAGGTTATACAACACCCATCCTTTTCCTTACGGCAAGGGGAGATCTTCCTGTTTACGAGATCGAAGTATTGAGAAGAGGCGCTGATGATTATATGAGCAAGCCGTTCGATCCCACACTCCTTGTTGAGAGAGTTAAGAATCTTCTTAAGAGGACGAAGAGCACTGCTTCAGATAAGGAATCTACAGACGATTCATCCAAGCACGTTTACTGCGACGGTGAACTCGTGATCGATACAGATGCTATGCAGGTGTATGTTAACGGCATCAGCTGCGATCTTACTTCTAATGAATTTAAGCTCGTTCAGTATCTCGAGAATAATGCCGGAAGGGTATGCTCGAGAGATGAGCTTCTTTCCAAGGTCTGGAATTACGCATTCTCCGGTGATGTCAGAACCGTCGATGTTACCGTAAGAAGAACAAGAAAGAAGATCGAGCCCAATCAGCCGAAGTATAAGTACATCCTTACCAGAAGGGGTTCCGGATACTATTTCCCTAAGGATCTCACCTGA